AAAGCCACCTTCCGAGGCGTCCAATTACGGGTCGAATTGCCTTTGCCATGTCTTCGTGGGAATGTATGTCAGGGTGTCCCAGGAGTCCCACATTTGCCGTCGTGAGGGTCATGAACTCCAAATCGGACTTGCCGGCGGCCCTTTGGGCGTCGTAAATCGCCTTTACGGTGGGGGTCAAGTCGTCATTGGGCCATACCTTGGTGGACAAAAGCAGGAACTTGACGCCCGGATGGGCCTTGCGGAGCTTGTCCAGAAGTTCGGCGTAGGCCTTCTTGAAGGCATCATGCTTTGCGTAGGGCGGGTTTCCCTGGAAGTCGTTGATTCCGATAAAAAGGACTATGACATGAGGATGGAATGAGGCAAAATCGTAGCGGAGGGAGGATTCCGCAATATTGTTGGCGATGTCGCCAGGGGCTTCACCGGGGACGGTGAATTCGTATAGGCGGGGGATAGGCCATTCCGGCACGATATTGTCGTAGTTGCGTACGAGGCCGCGTCCGCTGAAGGCGTTGACCTGGAAATCGGCCTTGTAACCGTCGGCAATCAGAAACGCGAAACTCTTGGAGGCGTTCGTCTTTTCGAACACCAAGGATTCATCCTGGCCGTTCTGGCCTTCGTCACCGAATCCTACCGTAAAGGAGTCGCCGATGAATTCAATGCGTCGGTTGGACGGTTTCGGCGGTTCCTCGAACTTGCCTGATTTGTCGGTGGCTACTCTGTATAGGTGAACGCCACCGGGATTGCTTTCGCTGATTTTAATCAGGCGATAAGTATGTGAACCTGCACTGCCGGTTGTTTTTACTTTATACACATT
This portion of the Fibrobacter sp. UWB15 genome encodes:
- a CDS encoding GDSL-type esterase/lipase family protein; its protein translation is MNDFSKNLLFTGRWEHGKEYSRTSAPAAMVQFKATAKSLEFELEGEARFRVDEDGKEIAVFTTNSKNVYKVKTTGSAGSHTYRLIKISESNPGGVHLYRVATDKSGKFEEPPKPSNRRIEFIGDSFTVGFGDEGQNGQDESLVFEKTNASKSFAFLIADGYKADFQVNAFSGRGLVRNYDNIVPEWPIPRLYEFTVPGEAPGDIANNIAESSLRYDFASFHPHVIVLFIGINDFQGNPPYAKHDAFKKAYAELLDKLRKAHPGVKFLLLSTKVWPNDDLTPTVKAIYDAQRAAGKSDLEFMTLTTANVGLLGHPDIHSHEDMAKAIRPVIGRLGRWLSR